In one Podarcis muralis chromosome 7, rPodMur119.hap1.1, whole genome shotgun sequence genomic region, the following are encoded:
- the LOC114602265 gene encoding phospholipase A2 inhibitor and Ly6/PLAUR domain-containing protein-like isoform X2 — protein sequence MSCEVCIAGGEMCRGKMQPCFLGEDTCASILGETTLGVVAFAGSLKSCTGHRACKAGIRTMTVGPGIMLRRSAVCCKREGCQKQMAKLPPVNTTRNGFTCPACYAKDSHSCEAEGSMDCTGTEDHCVHITGILESVEVAANERFAARGCAVPSVCEHSKGMAVFAGVYTYTLSTVRECYAAPSAKNAACLHHQHSWLGTLFLCTLLLPVSSFCVPPSLSSWLIKRFT from the exons ATGTCTTGCGAagtctgcattgcaggaggggagaTGTGCCGTGGGAAGATGCAACCTTGCTTCCTGGGGGAAGACACTTGCGCAAGCATTTTAGGGGAGACCACCCTGG GCGTTGTGGCATTTGCAGGTTCCTTGAAGTCCTGCACTGGGCACAGAGCTTGCAAAGCTGGCATCCGGACCATGACCGTTGGGCCTGGGATCATGCTGCGAAGAAGCGCCGTGTGCTGTAAGAGAGAGGGCTGCCAGAAGCAAATGGCTAAAT tACCCCCAGTCAATACGACAAGGAACGGCTTCACCTGCCCAGCTTGCTATGCGAAAGATTCGCATTCGTGTGAAGCTGAAGGGTCCATGGATTGTACTGGAACAGAGGACCATTGCGTTCACATTACAGGCATTCTGGAATCAGTAGAAG tTGCTGCGAATGAAAGGTTTGCAGCCAGAGGTTGTGCTGTGCCCAGCGTCTGCGAGCATAGCAAGGGGATGGCTGTTTTTGCTGGTGTTTACACTTACACACTGTCCACAGTCAGGGAATGCTACGCAGCCCCTTCTGCGAAGAATGCTGCCTGTCTTCACCACCAACACTCCTGGCTGGGGACCCTTTTCCTCTGCACACTGCTGCTTCCAGTGTCCTCCTTCTGCGTTCCACCCAGTCTCTCATCCTGGCTGATAAAGCGCTTCACTTGA
- the LOC114602265 gene encoding phospholipase A2 inhibitor and Ly6/PLAUR domain-containing protein-like isoform X1, with amino-acid sequence MSTMHTCFAFSIFSALVTAGVQHLEETRTHKGDNERHGHHSLMSCEVCIAGGEMCRGKMQPCFLGEDTCASILGETTLGVVAFAGSLKSCTGHRACKAGIRTMTVGPGIMLRRSAVCCKREGCQKQMAKLPPVNTTRNGFTCPACYAKDSHSCEAEGSMDCTGTEDHCVHITGILESVEVAANERFAARGCAVPSVCEHSKGMAVFAGVYTYTLSTVRECYAAPSAKNAACLHHQHSWLGTLFLCTLLLPVSSFCVPPSLSSWLIKRFT; translated from the exons ATGAGCACCATGCACACCTGCTTTGCCTTTTCCATCTTCTCTGCTCTGGTGACAGCAG GTGTACAGCATCTAGAAGAAACAAGGACACATAAAGGAGATAACGAACGGCACGGACATCACA GTCTGATGTCTTGCGAagtctgcattgcaggaggggagaTGTGCCGTGGGAAGATGCAACCTTGCTTCCTGGGGGAAGACACTTGCGCAAGCATTTTAGGGGAGACCACCCTGG GCGTTGTGGCATTTGCAGGTTCCTTGAAGTCCTGCACTGGGCACAGAGCTTGCAAAGCTGGCATCCGGACCATGACCGTTGGGCCTGGGATCATGCTGCGAAGAAGCGCCGTGTGCTGTAAGAGAGAGGGCTGCCAGAAGCAAATGGCTAAAT tACCCCCAGTCAATACGACAAGGAACGGCTTCACCTGCCCAGCTTGCTATGCGAAAGATTCGCATTCGTGTGAAGCTGAAGGGTCCATGGATTGTACTGGAACAGAGGACCATTGCGTTCACATTACAGGCATTCTGGAATCAGTAGAAG tTGCTGCGAATGAAAGGTTTGCAGCCAGAGGTTGTGCTGTGCCCAGCGTCTGCGAGCATAGCAAGGGGATGGCTGTTTTTGCTGGTGTTTACACTTACACACTGTCCACAGTCAGGGAATGCTACGCAGCCCCTTCTGCGAAGAATGCTGCCTGTCTTCACCACCAACACTCCTGGCTGGGGACCCTTTTCCTCTGCACACTGCTGCTTCCAGTGTCCTCCTTCTGCGTTCCACCCAGTCTCTCATCCTGGCTGATAAAGCGCTTCACTTGA
- the LOC114602263 gene encoding phospholipase A2 inhibitor and Ly6/PLAUR domain-containing protein-like isoform X2, translating to MKISLEISVWLLTTLLATGICLQCERCESATRSCSGPLQTCKEPQSACLTLTVETRVGKTRKVATYKGCTKLEYCPPGPFTVTTTPEERIRGNSECCCQDHCNKGALRLPLLSEPNQRWCPPRNLRGSTCTIGDKVFCHGSKNETFVRRGCGTQHICTDKLGISGIPGLFLETLTKADCNQANEIDDSDFTELSRN from the exons ATGAAGATTTCCTTGGAGATTTCTGTCTGGCTGCTGACAACCTTGCTAGCTACAG gaaTCTGCCTTCAATGTGAACGTTGTGAAAGTGCCACCCGGTCCTGCTCTGGGCCTCTGCAGACCTGCAAAGAGCCTCAGAGTGCCTGCCTCACCCTCACAGTAGAGACCCGAGTGG GCAAAACGAGGAAAGTGGCCACTTACAAAGGATGCACCAAGCTTGAGTATTGCCCTCCGGGGCCCTTCACCGTCACCACCACGCCAGAGGAACGCATTCGGGGCAACTCAGAGTGCTGCTGCCAGGATCACTGCAACAAAGGAGCTTTGAGGT TGCCTTTGCTAAGTGAACCCAACCAAAGATGGTGCCCTCCACGCAACTTGAGAGGTTCCACCTGCACGATCGGTGACAAGGTTTTCTGCCACG GTAGCAAGAATGAGACCTTTGTCAGACGAGGCTGCGGGACACAACATATCTGCACTGATAAGCTGGGCATTTCTGGAATACCGGGGTTGTTCCTTGAAACGCTGACGAAGGCAGATTGCAACCAGGCTAATGAAATTGATGACTCGGACTTCACAGAGCTTTCACggaactga
- the LOC114602263 gene encoding phospholipase A2 inhibitor and Ly6/PLAUR domain-containing protein-like isoform X1 — translation MKISLEISVWLLTTLLATGICLQCERCESATRSCSGPLQTCKEPQSACLTLTVETRVGKTRKVATYKGCTKLEYCPPGPFTVTTTPEERIRGNSECCCQDHCNKGALRLPLLSEPNQRWCPPRNLRGSTCTIGDKVFCHGREVYCIYLSGYAAAGSKNETFVRRGCGTQHICTDKLGISGIPGLFLETLTKADCNQANEIDDSDFTELSRN, via the exons ATGAAGATTTCCTTGGAGATTTCTGTCTGGCTGCTGACAACCTTGCTAGCTACAG gaaTCTGCCTTCAATGTGAACGTTGTGAAAGTGCCACCCGGTCCTGCTCTGGGCCTCTGCAGACCTGCAAAGAGCCTCAGAGTGCCTGCCTCACCCTCACAGTAGAGACCCGAGTGG GCAAAACGAGGAAAGTGGCCACTTACAAAGGATGCACCAAGCTTGAGTATTGCCCTCCGGGGCCCTTCACCGTCACCACCACGCCAGAGGAACGCATTCGGGGCAACTCAGAGTGCTGCTGCCAGGATCACTGCAACAAAGGAGCTTTGAGGT TGCCTTTGCTAAGTGAACCCAACCAAAGATGGTGCCCTCCACGCAACTTGAGAGGTTCCACCTGCACGATCGGTGACAAGGTTTTCTGCCACGGTCGGGAAGTCTACTGCATCTACCTCTCTGGCTACGCTGCAGCTG GTAGCAAGAATGAGACCTTTGTCAGACGAGGCTGCGGGACACAACATATCTGCACTGATAAGCTGGGCATTTCTGGAATACCGGGGTTGTTCCTTGAAACGCTGACGAAGGCAGATTGCAACCAGGCTAATGAAATTGATGACTCGGACTTCACAGAGCTTTCACggaactga